A single window of Mycobacterium sp. ITM-2016-00318 DNA harbors:
- a CDS encoding Ms5788A family Cys-rich leader peptide: MSLGKLSRVSARLQVMLTKRRAVDLCRIAGSCCCCCSC, translated from the coding sequence ATGTCATTGGGTAAGCTGTCCCGCGTGTCCGCCCGCCTCCAGGTGATGCTCACCAAGCGCCGCGCAGTCGACCTGTGCCGCATTGCGGGTTCCTGCTGTTGTTGTTGTAGCTGCTGA
- a CDS encoding DUF4395 domain-containing protein — MTSELRSPATNATVDHVDVRGPRFAAWVTTAVLVATLLVSSVSLTAAAVILGGQAVVFAIGALSGPRKHPYGLLFAKLVAPRLAPVTEKEPVPPLKFAQLVGFVFAVFGTAGFATGLSTLGLIATGLALVAAFLNAAFAICLGCQLHPLIARLRRSRVPA, encoded by the coding sequence ATGACATCCGAACTGCGATCGCCCGCGACGAACGCAACCGTCGACCATGTCGACGTCCGCGGGCCCCGCTTCGCCGCATGGGTCACCACCGCGGTCCTCGTCGCGACGCTGCTGGTGTCCAGCGTCAGCCTCACCGCCGCCGCGGTGATCCTGGGCGGACAGGCAGTGGTCTTCGCGATCGGCGCGCTCAGCGGGCCCCGCAAGCACCCGTACGGCCTGCTCTTCGCCAAGCTCGTCGCTCCCCGGCTCGCCCCGGTCACCGAGAAGGAGCCGGTACCGCCGCTGAAGTTCGCGCAGCTCGTCGGCTTCGTCTTCGCCGTCTTCGGCACCGCCGGGTTCGCGACGGGGCTGAGCACACTCGGACTGATCGCCACCGGGTTGGCATTGGTCGCCGCATTCCTCAACGCCGCCTTCGCCATCTGCCTCGGCTGTCAGCTCCACCCCCTGATCGCGCGTCTGCGTCGATCGCGGGTTCCCGCGTAA